A region of Colletotrichum higginsianum IMI 349063 chromosome 10, whole genome shotgun sequence DNA encodes the following proteins:
- a CDS encoding B-cell lymphoma 3-encoded protein translates to MKRHPREFRTWGYQDPVVARMDPLSITASVITLLGTVAASAKALEAVRGIQNAPKQVATALNEVTDLRAVVGMIEHSINDLSDDEKRKHKIICQSLYDLASKANGTLQELNTIIKKVFPKRTIAGSEEHVYVLSRRMWLREKSAIERHFLNIQSTRKNLDSALNSLNAARVGVRSEAHIVLQTSIEKLEESVMKAVLEQKTHDRALEPPSYEERGIPRNENSSLKQATSGISVDAFSNWGIEQCDDICPCDCHVKSTVEAPRWIRGLFGTLFYTYSGSPVFGRLPCNYIPCRKTGDGGHQYTYYFPSWWLARALYVSFSRQNLIGIGGSWTFSIPKMVDGGHPIWRFVNSGTVRQVADLLPKFGVSTCDINKDGKSLLHFAVEWKRQDMCSFLLQSGVNRFFEDLSGVSAAMMAWELVLPPDASKDLAHNTEVIQSLFKKDEVFDNLRFSKLHHALLTMTEESFSRELKLSFSLLNQQDALGRTPLAWAAAQGMPGKARQLLEVGAASDIVDKHGKTALHWACAAKAKEVVQILLDHDAPIEARDIIGRTPIWEAAHAPDSHEILALLVERGAEIDSRDDIYARTPLHLATYQGKSSNVTALLKLGADIEAKMTSGRTPLLNAIAYNQLSTLEILIKNGARTDAVEKTTGEGILHLAARFGPPKVMKRLQASNLEGVKLLARDAQGRTAAESFRLERPSSYYAEVDPTENVDQAFEDLCLRVEELEMEAKEFCGLCV, encoded by the exons ATGAAGCGACATCCGCGAGAGTTCCGGACATGGGGTTACCAGGATCCCGTGGTCGCAAGGATGGATCCGTTATCGATCACGGCAAGCGTTATCACTCTTCTCGGTACTgtcgccgcctcggccaaggccttggaagcagtcCGGGGCATTCAGAATGCCCCAAAACAAGTCGCCACAGCACTCAATGAG GTCACAGACCTTCGTGCTGTTGTCGGCATGATTGAGCATTCTATCAACGATCTATCGGATGATGAAAAGCGGAAGCACAAGATCATCTGCCAGAGTCTTTACGATCTCGCTTCCAAGGCAAACGGAACCCTCCAGGAGCTCAACACAATAATCAAGAAGGTGTTTCCAAAAAGGACAATTGCCGGCTCCGAGGAACATGTTTATGTTCTCTCACGTCGTATGTGGCTACGCGAGAAGTCCGCAATCGAACGTCATTTTCTCAACATCCAAAGTACACGAAAGAACTTGGATTCGGCTCTCAACTCGTTGAACGCTGCTAGGGT AGGCGTACGCTCAGAAGCTCACATAGTCCTCCAGACGTCTATCGAAAAGCTTGAGGAGTCAGTCATGAAGGCGGTCCTTGAACAGAAAACTCATGACCGTGCACTTGAACCACCGTCTTATGAGGAACGCGGCATTCCACGTAACGAAAACAGCTCTCTCAAACAAGCCACCAGCGGAATTTCCGTCGATGCTTTTAGTAATTGGGGTATCGAGCAGTGCGACGATATCTGTCCGTGCGATTGCCATGTGAAAAGTACCGTCGAGGCTCCACGCTGGATCCGCGGCCTGTTCGGGACCTTGTTCTACACCTATTCGGGGTCGCCCGTCTTTGGCAGATTGCCATGTAACTACATCCCCTGCAGAAAAACGGGAGATGGGGGTCATCAGTATACCTACTATTTCCCTAGCTGGTGGCTGGCCAGAGCCTTGTACGTTTCGTTTTCGCGACAGAATCTTATTGGGATCGGCGGCTCGTGGACCTTCAGCATACCCAAGATGGTGGACGGCGGTCATCCCATTTGGAGGTTTGTAAACTCTGGCACCGTTCGCCAGGTAGCAGACTTGCTTCCCAAATTCGGCGTATCAACATGCGACATCAACAAAGATGGCAAATCCCTCCTTCAC TTTGCGGTAGAGTGGAAAAGACAAGATATGTGTTCATTCCTGCTCCAGAGCGGTGTAAACAGGTTCTTTGAGGACCTATCGGGCGT TTCAGCGGCAATGATGGCATGGGAGCTGGTTTTGCCACCCGACGCCTCCAAGGATCTTGCTCATAACACCGAAGTCATTCAGAGCCTCTTCAAGAAAGATGAAGTGTTTGACAATCTGAGGTTCAGCAAGCTCCACCATGCTCTTCTTACCATGACTGAAGAAAGTTTCAGTAGGGAGCTAAAGTTGAGTTTCTCATTGCTAAACCAGCAGGACGCGCTTGGCCGAACACCTCTCGCCTGGGCAGCCGCTCAGGGAATGCCTGGCAAGGCACGTCAGTTACTCGAAGTCGGGGCCGCTTCGGATATTGTTGACAAGCACGGCAAGACAGCACTGCACTGGGCCTGCGCTGCCAAAGCCAAGGAGGTCGTGCAGATCCTTCTCGATCACGACGCACCGATCGAAGCCAGAGACATCATCGGGCGAACTCCTATATGGGAAGCAGCCCATGCGCCGGATAGCCATGAGATCCTCGCGCTTCTTGTTGAGCGAGGTGCCGAGATAGACTCGAGAGACGACATATACGCACGCACACCGTTGCATTTGGCTACCTACCAAGGGAAATCATCCAATGTCACGGCTCTTCTCAAACTGGGAGCCGATATAGAGGCAAAAATGACATCAGGACGTACGCCGCTGCTTAATGCAATCGCCTACAACCAGCTATCCACATTAGAGATCTTGATCAAGAACGGTGCACGCACAGATGCTGTTGAGAAAACGACAGGCGAGGGGATCTTGCACCTGGCTGCGCGATTTGGACCTCCCAAGGTCATGAAAAGACTCCAGGCATCTAACCTGGAAGGCGTCAAACTGCTTGCAAGAGACGCGCAAGGGCGGACAGCGGCGGAGTCCTTTCGACTGGAGCGTCCTAGCTCTTACTATGCAGAAGTCGATCCCACAGAAAACGTAGATCAGGCGTTTGAGGATCTGTGTCTGCGTGTTGAGGAATTGGAGATGGAGGCGAAAGAATTTTGCGGCCTTTGCGTTTGA
- a CDS encoding FtsJ-like methyltransferase family protein, protein MATNSITPVHDNFAEEALSSTDQGTRQASGVIVQFLMERVPEFRELQKIRQQGWDNPQGDTYFRQQRNQADKASARTAQFFYQMMQRIGQEIHQAVGAFAIQNDSLSQPMVLDMCMAPGGFLATALRLNPIARAVGFSLPVESGGHKVLMPESRRVELRFLDITMLAADMGVTEVPVDHPDHGKFLPRQLKPGDLFDLVICDGQVLRTHSREDYRERREARRLTVTQLYLGLKHMRPGGTMVVLLHKLEAWDTVLLLQTVRELATVRVFKPTTSHSKRSSFYMVARNVQSQRPAAVHAIERWKSIWKAATFGTDEEYKKTLHEGQPSVEEVLSEFGSELIRLGKDVWATQARALAEAPFIKQQS, encoded by the exons ATGGCGACGAACAGTATCACTCCTGTTCACGATAACTTCGCCGAAGAGGCGCTGTCTTCTACCGATCAAGGAACTCGGCAAGCTAGTGGTGTCATCGTCCAGTTCCTCATGGAACGCGTCCCAGAATTCCGAGAACTGCAAAAGATTCGGCAGCAG GGATGGGATAACCCCCAAGGTGACACATATTTTCGCCAGCAGCGAAACCAAGCAGACAAGGCCAGTGCTCGCACTGCCCAATTCTTCTACCAAATGATGCAGCGGATCGGACAAGAGATTCATCAAGCTGTTGGCGCCTTTGCAATTCAGAACGACAGTCTGTCGCAGCCGATGGTTCTCGACATGTGCATGGCCCCCGGAGGATTCCTCGCGACGGCGCTACGGCTAAACCCGATTGCCCGCGCAGTGGGGTTCAGTTTGCCTGTCGAATCTGGTGGACACAAGGTTCTCATGCCGGAAAGTCGGAGAGTCGAGTTGAGATTCCTGGACATAACGATGCTTGCTGCAGACATGGGGGTGACGGAAGTGCCAGTTGACCATCCGGACCATGGCAAATTCTTACCGCGACAACTGAAACCAGGCGACCTTTTTGACCTGGTCATCTGTGATGGCCAGGTTCTCCGAACGCACTCTCGGGAAGACTACCGGGAAAGGCGGGAAGCTCGACGGCTGACAGTGACGCAACTGTATCTTGGTCTCAAGCATATGAGACCGGGTGGCACCATGGTTGTATTACTTCACAAACTGGAAGCTTGGGATACAGTGTTGCTTCTACAGACGGTCAGGGAACTCGCTACTGTGAGGGTGTTCAAGCCGACAACCAGCCACAGTAAGCGCTCGTCGTTCTACATGGTCGCTAGAAATGTTCAAAGTCAACGGCCAGCGGCGGTTCATGCGATTGAGAGATGGAAATCGATCTGGAAGGCGGCGACTTTCGGAACTGACGAGGAGTATAAAAAGACCCTCCACGAAGGCCAGCCGAGTGTTGAGGAAGTGCTTAGTGAGTTTGGATCAGAGCTTATCAGGCTGGGAAAGGATGTTTGGGCTACCCAAGCGAGAGCCCTTGCGGAAGCGCCTTTCATCAAGCAACAGTCGTAG
- a CDS encoding Aquaporin, translating into MNVDRPTRGFRVPWKSRRLQRPHWHEKHVVRRLTYLDFLPAPLKGHIVACVGEFVGTFMFLLFALGGTNVVNTAPPEGANATDLSANPSKIMYIALVFGMSLAVNAWVFFRISGGLFNPAVTLGMMVVGATGYSRGILIIVSQILGGIAASGVVSAMMPNVLAVKTELGGGTTVVQGLFIEMFLTAQLVFTIFMLATEKHEGTFIAPIGIGLSLFIAELMGIFYTGGSVNPARSFGPAVVTQSFSSYHWIYWVGPVLGALLASVFYMFIKALEYETVNNVADPKKALGEKFNHQNRKERSATHESTEPSHPVDDKAASSSSKDTYNRSPSLENGHTADC; encoded by the exons ATGAACGTCGATCGTCCCACGCGAGGGTTTCGTGTCCCGTGGAAATCTCGCAGACTGCAACGACCGCATTGGCATGAGAAACATGTGGTCCGGCGCCTGACCTACCTCGACTTTCTTCCAGCCCCGCTCAAAGGTCACATCGTGGCATGCGTCGGCGAGTTCGTCGGCACCTTCATGTTCTTGCTTTTTGCGCTGGGCGGAACAAACGTGGTCAACACGGCACCGCCCGAGGGCGCCAACGCCACGGACTTGAGCGCCAACCCTAGCAAGATCATGTATATTGCCCTGGTCTTTGGCATGTCCTTGGCCGTCAACGCGTGGGTCTTCTTCCGCATCAGCGGAGGTTTGTTCAATCCAGCAGTCACCCTCGGTATGATGGTCGTTGGCGCCACAGGCTATTCGCGAGGCATCTTGATCATCGTCTCGCAGATCTTGGGCGGCATAGCAGCGTCTGGAGTTGTTTCCGCAATGATGCCGAATGTTCTGGCTGTCAAGACGGAGCTAGGTGGCGGCACGACGGTGGTTCAAGGACTGTTCATTGAG ATGTTTTTGACCGCCCAACTCGTCTTTACGATCTTCATGCTCGCTACCGAGAAGCACGAGGGAACTTTCATCGCGCCTATCGGAATTGGTCTGTCTCTTTTCATCGCCGAGCTCATGGGCATCTTCTACACTGGTGGCAGTGTAAACCCAGCCCGTTCATTCGGTCCCGCGGTAGTAACCCAATCCTTCAGCTCATACCACTGGATATACTGGGTCGGTCCTGTTCTTGGGGCCTTGCTGGCAAGCGTATTCTACATGTTCATCAAAGCTCTGGAGTACGAGACGGTCAACAATGTCGCCGACCCAAAGAAGGCTCTCGGTGAAAAGTTCAATCACCAAAACAGGAAAGAAAGATCTGCTACTCATGAGTCCACTGAACCTAGTCATCCTGTCGATGACAAAGCTGCTTCTAGCAGTTCGAAAGACACATATAACCGCTCTCCTAGTCTAGAGAACGGACATACCGCTGATTGTTAG
- a CDS encoding UDP-N-acetylglucosamine transferase subunit ALG13: MATPTRIPRHPANNTFCSHKSLPVPFQTRLLKDASTPEQLQSLLPASYRTGPDGADLAPPGLDNLAFLEAELGQGRLAKLSARLWMAGRPIPPRALHYQRLLGREIVVAEQMDLHLVWASGRIHVKPLPPFLLEPTFWSDHLSCRGGYGCSRSTDPLCRHRMLWKCSLGFLFSYAGLICHQSDFFIAKEMHLIPEAVEWSDWRLFVSQLGTEHIYNDIDRRFIYGELRLSRLNKLQYLESGLAFRGYMPHWNRYGDFFHDHFAWLASATVYIAIVLTAMQVGLATTSLAENDAFQSASYGFTIFSIVRPVFATVLILLLFCCIFLSK; encoded by the exons ATGGCAACCCCTACCAGAATCCCAAGACATCCGGCCAACAACACGTTCTGCTCTCACAAGTCTCTA CCCGTCCCCTTCCAAACGCGACTACTCAAAGATGCGTCAACGCCCGAGCAGCTCCAGTCACTTCTGCCCGCTTCGTACCGGACCGGGCCCGACGGCGCAGACCTCGCTCCGCCGGGACTGGACAACTTGGCGTTCCTCGAAGCAGAGTTAGGGCAAGGCCGGCTGGCGAAACTTAGCGCACGGCTATGGATGGCGGGCCGGCCCATACCGCCCCGCGCGTTACACTACCAGCGGCTGCTCGGCCGGGAGATCGTCGTCGCGGAGCAGATGGACCTCCATCTGGTCTGGGCGAGCGGCCGCATCCACGTCAAGCCCTTGCCTCCGTTCCTGCTCGAACCTACTTTTTGGAGCGACCACCTGTCTTGCCGCGGAGGCTATGGCTGTTCCCGCTCTACGGATCCTCTCTGCCGCCACCGCATGCTCTGGAAGTGTTCCCTGGGCTTTCTGTTCTCGTACGCTGGGCTGATCTGCCACCAGAGCGATTTCTTTATTGCGAAGGAGATGCATCTGATACCGGAGGCTGTTGAGTGGTCGGACTGGAGGCTGTTTGTTTCGCAACTCGGTACGGAGCATATCTATAACGACATCGACAGACGTTTCATTTACGGAGAACTACGTCTGAGCCGGCTCAACAAACTGCAGTATTTGGAGTCTGGTCTCGCCTTCCGTGGCTACATGCCGCACTGGAACCGATACGGAGACTTCTTCCATGACCACTTCGCATGGCTAGCCTCGGCGACTGTGTACATAGCGATCGTGCTGACGGCCATGCAAGTGGGCTTGGCTACTACGTCTCTTGCTGAAAACGATGCCTTCCAGTCGGCATCATACGGCTTCACCATATTCTCCATCGTGCGGCCTGTCTTCGCCACAGTTCTCATCCTCTTATTATTCTGTTGCATCTTCCTATCGAAATGA
- a CDS encoding Pfs domain-containing protein: MDGVRSWLVLLIAGVAGVITYLWLSAKTKQSSVSRPRLQAVQESSVKDSQPKMPKTRENRARPPLEVLFPSPTDANDDAEVDIIAVHGLGSNVDWSWTWKDGSKRVNWLRDPDMLPARVPKSRIMVYNYESRWHADAPKTRLQLCGEELVQNVHSFRRGTPTRPIVFVGHSLGGNVIVQALLHASDEDKYKGFLEATAGVVFLGTPLRGTKWQPFLDSLAQLMAPAGSHRGVTKELGFDGPELRDRLHRFCRLRNRLSMPVSCFFELFETDYGQRFGIRRVVKGTIVDEASACIPGLDRRGLEADHLKINKYRGPDDHGYQKVSDVIHEMCGNANNVIRRRHDPKNIITDSAYALEQRPEARACLRDLFVTDPLEDKKALKRKKGDRARGTCNWIMGAEELTTWLGPGPTNSSEGQASQVLWLHGNPGTGKSTMAIFLTEVLSEAFSATDGKTLAYFFCDSTFDKRNTATSVIRGLLLQLVQQHPQLLDYLLPKYNERGAELFKSFDALWGKLLEVAADKNTGRKYCIIDALDECDAESQTTLLQQLKETFRGRNAPPNLHILVTSRPYDEIREHLDTFANMDLASYREAKKDVERCIEERTADLAEMKRYTDKVRMRVSNILTEKAEGTFLWVGLACKELEGIPSKDAVETLQNMPKGLHSLYEKLLEPAVNSNGVNNVHRVLSFVAVCVRPLSVLELSDACQLHLDEKDEETRAQFTREHIASCRLMVVVQKEKVLLLHQSVRDFLAEARFFDDLEAHANLAYRCVDLLIEYFHSQEPRVRFLDYAIQEWANHARMARSRFEVKASQAEFFATKSKCREFWLKSYYQNRSDWRMVSETSPLLHLAAYWGISSIVEHICRRDNQPDDAEKMSRLINATDNNGMTPLEHAAQTGHIEIISLLMELGAKVSEEAMKAATENSVNAKQVLALLLDGQRDQISITEKLMVATAEGLTDPKGLMELLLDRRGAQITITEPVVVAAASNMKDPRGLMNLLLDRRGDQITITEQVVIAAARNFFLGKEMVELLLDRRGAQITITEPVVVAATSNMKDPRGLMDLLLDRRGDQITITEQVVVAAAENGLHCKEMIELLLDRRGDQITITERVVIAAARHGFRSIETVELLLDRGGEDLAQSIPVEIFEQLEIYRQFFDRGGWLFNPVTPVTVVRR; this comes from the exons ATGGACGGAGTACGATCCTGGTTGGTCCTCCTCATagccggcgtcgccggtgtCATCACCTACCTGTGGTTGTCGGCGAAAACCAAGCAATCGTCAGTCTCGCGACCACGATTACAAGCTGTGCAGGAGAGCTCCGTTAAAGACTCACAACCAAAGATGCCAAAGACGAGAGAG AACCGTGCGCGACCTCCTCTGGAAGTCCTATTCCCCAGCCCGACCGACGCAAATGACGATGCTGAGGTTGA CATCATTGCCGTACATGGCCTTGGTTCAAACGTCGACTGGTCCTGGACGTGGAAAGACGGCTCGAAGCGGGTCAACTGGCTTCGAGACCCCGACATGCTGCCCGCGAGGGTGCCCAAGTCGAGAATCATGGTGTACAATTACGAATCGAGGTGGCACGCCGACGCACCGAAAACGCGCCTTCAGCTCtgcggcgaggagctcgtaCAAAACGTTCACTCATTCCGTCGCGGTACTCCTACGCGTCCAATCGTCTTTGTCGGCCATAGCCTGGGTGGAAACGTCATCGTCCAA GCCCTTTTGCACGCCAGTGATGAGGACAAGTACAAGGGCTTCCTCGAGGCGACTGCTGGTGTAGTTTTTCTGGGCACGCCCCTGCGGGGCACGAAATGGCAACCCTTCCTCGACTCCCTTGCTCAGTTGATGGCGCCAGCTGGGTCACATCGCGGGGTCACAAAAGAACTCGGATTCGACGGGCCAGAGCTGAGGGACAGGTTGCATCGGTTCTGCCGGCTACGCAATAGGCTTTCGATGCCTGTGTCCTGTTTCTTTGAACTCTTTGAGACGGACTATGGGCAGCGGTTTGGAATCCGCCGAGTAGTTAAAGGAACG ATTGTCGACGAAGCATCCGCCTGCATCCCGGGGCTCGATCGACGTGGTCTCGAGGCCGATCACTTGAAAATCAACAAGTATCGTGGTCCAGACGACCACGGATATCAGAAAGTCTCAGACGTGATCCACGAGATGTGCGGCAATGCCAACAACGTCATTCGACGTCGGCACGATC CGAAAAACATCATCACCGATAGTGCTT ACGCACTAGAGCAGCGACCCGAAGCCAGGGCCTGTCTACGTGACCTTTTTGTGACCGACCCGCTCGAAGACAAGAAGGCTTTGAAGCGCAAGAAAGGAGACCGCGCTCGTGGCACCTGTAATTGGATCATGGGCGCCGAAGAGCTCACCACCTGGCTTGGCCCCGGCCCGACAAACAGCTCGGAGGGTCAAGCGAGTCAAGTTCTATGGCTCCATGGGAACCCAGGCACGGGGAAGTCCACGATGGCCATCTTCCTCACTGAGGTGTTGTCAGAAGCCTTTTCTGCAACGGATGGGAAAACGCTGGCATACTTCTTCTGTGACTCCACGTTTGACAAGCGGAACACAGCTACGTCAGTCATCAggggccttcttcttcagctcgtTCAGCAGCACCCACAGCTTCTCGACTACCTCTTGCCAAAGTACAATGAACGTGGAGCGGAGCTGTTCAAATCGTTTGACGCCCTCTGGGGAAAATTACTAGAAGTGGCGGCGGACAAAAACACTGGCCGGAAGTATTGCATCATCGACGCTCTGGACGAATGCGACGCGGAATCGCAGACCACTCTACTGCAACAGCTTAAAGAAACCTTCCGCGGTCGGAATGCACCGCCTAACCTTCACATACTGGTCACCAGTCGGCCCTATGACGAGATCCGCGAGCATTTGGACACCTTCGCGAACATGGACTTGGCTTCCTATCGCGAGGCAAAGAAAGATGTTGAACGTTGCATTGAGGAGAGAACAGCAGACTTAGCGGAAATGAAGCGCTACACGGACAAAGTTCGAATGCGGGTCAGCAATATCCTAACGGAAAAGGCTGAGGGCACTTTCCTCTGGGTCGGCTTGGCCTGCAAAGAGCTCGAGGGAATACCTTCAAAAGACGCTGTAGAAACCTTGCAGAACATGCCCAAAGGGCTTCATTCGCTCTACGAGAAGCTCCTCGAACCAGCTGTCAACAGTAACGGAGTCAACAACGTTCATCGCGTTCTGAGCTTCGTTGCTGTGTGTGTGCGGCCGCTGAGCGTGCTAGAGCTCTCGGATGCTTGTCAACTGcacctcgacgagaaggacgaggaaaCCCGGGCTCAGTTCACACGCGAACACATCGCGTCTTGTCGTCTCATGGTGGTCGTTCAAAAGGAAAAGGTGCTCTTGTTACATCAGTCTGTCAGGGACTTTTTGGCTGAGGCACGTTTTTTTGATGATCTCGAGGCACACGCGAACCTTGCCTATCGCTGCGTGGACCTCCTCATCGAGTATTTTCATTCCCAGGAGCCACGCGTCCGCTTTTTGGACTATGCAATTCAGGAATGGGCCAATCATGCACGTATGGCCAGGTCAAGATTTGAGGTTAAGGCCTCGCAAGCCGAGTTCTTTGCCACAAAGTCCAAGTGTCGAGAGTTCTGGCTGAAATCATATTACCAAAATCGTTCTGACTGGAGAATGGTCTCAGAGACTTCCCCCCTCTTGCATCTCGCTGCATATTGGGGGATTTCTTCTATAGTGGAACACATCTGTCGGCGAGATAATCAACCTGATGATGCAGAGAAGATGTCGCGTTTAATTAATGCAACTGACAACAACGGCATGACGCCACTCGAACACGCTGCGCAAACAGGGCATATAGAGATTATCTCTCTGTTGATGGAATTGGGAGCGAAGGTGTCTGAAGAAGCAATGAAGGCCGCAACAGAAAACTCTGTGAATGCCAAGCAAGTTTTGGCATTGCTTCTCGACGGACAAAGAGACCAGATTTCCATCACTGAGAAGCTAATGGTAGCTACAGCAGAAGGTTTGACAGATCCTAAAGGACTAATGGAATTACTTCTCGACCGACGGGGAGCCCAGATCACTATCACTGAGCCTGTGGTAGTAGCTGCGGCGAGTAATATGAAGGATCCTAGAGGTCTAATGAACCTACTTCTcgaccgacgaggagaccAGATCACTATCACTGAGCAGGTAGTAATAGCTGCAGCAAGAAACTTTTTTCTTGGCAAGGAAATGGTGGAATTGCTTCTCGACCGACGGGGAGCCCAGATCACTATCACTGAGCCTGTGGTAGTAGCTGCGACGAGTAATATGAAGGATCCTAGAGGTCTAATGGACCTACTTCTcgaccgacgaggagaccAGATCACTATCACTGAGCAGGTGGTGGTAGCTGCAGCAGAAAACGGTCTTCATTGCAAGGAAATGATAGAGCTACTTCTggaccgacgaggagaccAGATCACTATCACTGAGCGGGTAGTAATAGCTGCAGCAAGACACGGTTTTCGTAGCATTGAAACGGTGGAATTACTTCTcgaccgaggaggagaagaccTCGCACAATCCATTCCGGTAGAGATATTTGAGCAACTTGAAATCTACCGGCAATTCTTTGACCGGGGTGGTTGGCTGTTCAATCCTGTGACGCCGGTTACTGTAGTAAGGAGGTAA